In one window of Caenimonas aquaedulcis DNA:
- a CDS encoding alpha/beta fold hydrolase has translation MYQPRRSFRDQFVAIRNLRYRVAVWGEPAPGKTPMVMVHGWMDVGASWQFMVDAFEEDHYVIAPDWRGYGLTESPPADNYWFPDYLADLDFLLDHYAPGAPVNLVGHSMGGNIAMLYAGSRPERIRRLVNLEGFGMAATRPSQAPKRYAKWMDELKALHRGDMALKSYGSADGVAQRLMKTNRRLGQDKADWLARHWAKPDAQGRWHILGDVAHKITNANLYRVDEVLEIYKAITAPVLAIESDHDSLTQWWQGKFTLAEYHERLNAVPDVRRAVVTDAGHMLHHDQPAQLAHLVEPFLAD, from the coding sequence ATGTACCAACCCCGGCGATCCTTCCGCGACCAGTTCGTCGCGATCCGCAACCTGCGCTACCGCGTGGCCGTGTGGGGCGAACCCGCGCCGGGCAAGACGCCGATGGTGATGGTCCACGGCTGGATGGACGTCGGCGCGTCCTGGCAGTTCATGGTGGATGCGTTCGAAGAGGACCACTACGTGATCGCGCCCGACTGGCGCGGCTACGGCCTGACGGAATCGCCACCCGCGGACAACTATTGGTTTCCCGACTACCTTGCCGACCTCGACTTCCTGCTCGATCACTATGCGCCCGGCGCGCCTGTCAACCTCGTGGGCCACAGCATGGGCGGAAACATCGCCATGCTCTATGCCGGATCGCGCCCGGAGCGCATCCGGCGCCTGGTGAACCTCGAAGGCTTTGGCATGGCAGCCACGCGGCCGTCCCAGGCGCCCAAGCGCTACGCCAAATGGATGGACGAGCTCAAGGCGCTGCACCGCGGCGACATGGCGCTCAAGAGCTATGGCAGCGCCGACGGCGTGGCTCAGCGCCTGATGAAGACCAACCGCCGCCTCGGCCAGGACAAGGCGGATTGGCTGGCGCGCCACTGGGCGAAGCCGGACGCGCAGGGCCGCTGGCACATCCTCGGCGACGTGGCCCACAAGATCACCAACGCGAACCTCTATCGCGTGGACGAGGTGCTGGAGATCTACAAGGCGATCACCGCGCCGGTGCTCGCCATCGAGTCGGACCACGACAGCCTCACGCAGTGGTGGCAGGGCAAGTTCACGCTCGCCGAGTACCACGAACGGCTCAACGCCGTTCCCGATGTGCGGCGCGCCGTCGTCACCGACGCCGGCCACATGCTGCACCACGACCAGCCCGCCCAGCTCGCCCATCTGGTCGAGCCTTTCCTCGCCGATTGA
- a CDS encoding DUF2927 domain-containing protein, giving the protein MAWPLSASADEFDQGLGTLWEVLWHQSGTPTRIVRWESDIRVRIFGAKAAVHRDHTLEALQEVSREAGVRLIDVSALPPAEQQANLTVEIVSDSALEDNQPCVTFLDFRTETRIDSATVQMRNRDAWRCAYHEAMHVMGVRGHPSGATVLSYFPTKIDGLLPLDRVMLRAWYSERMRGGMTPFEALPVLADELVAGQPNKVAAVQQRDAFFASTLQQMQTYANGQGDIPAIVKRSGKSTAEGIRFGRGEMSYFLGIAYMEGATAARDSTMAVRWLERAATMGNRGAQAKLGAFRQ; this is encoded by the coding sequence ATGGCCTGGCCCCTGTCGGCGTCCGCCGATGAGTTCGACCAGGGTCTCGGCACGCTGTGGGAAGTGCTGTGGCACCAGAGCGGCACGCCGACACGCATCGTCCGCTGGGAAAGCGACATCCGCGTGCGCATCTTCGGCGCCAAGGCCGCCGTCCATCGGGACCACACGCTCGAAGCCCTGCAGGAAGTCTCGCGCGAAGCGGGCGTCCGGCTCATCGACGTGAGCGCCCTGCCGCCCGCCGAGCAGCAGGCCAACCTCACTGTCGAGATCGTTTCGGACTCGGCGCTGGAGGACAACCAGCCCTGCGTGACCTTCCTGGACTTCCGCACCGAGACGCGCATCGATTCCGCCACCGTCCAGATGCGCAACCGCGACGCCTGGCGCTGCGCATACCACGAGGCCATGCATGTGATGGGCGTGCGCGGCCACCCTTCGGGCGCCACCGTGCTCAGCTATTTCCCCACGAAGATCGACGGCCTGCTCCCGTTGGACCGGGTGATGCTGCGCGCGTGGTATTCGGAGCGCATGCGCGGCGGCATGACGCCTTTCGAAGCGCTGCCGGTGCTCGCGGACGAACTGGTCGCGGGCCAACCCAACAAGGTGGCAGCGGTCCAGCAACGCGATGCCTTCTTTGCATCCACGCTGCAGCAGATGCAGACCTATGCCAATGGGCAGGGTGACATTCCCGCCATCGTGAAGCGCTCCGGCAAATCCACCGCCGAAGGCATCCGCTTCGGTCGCGGCGAGATGAGTTATTTCCTGGGCATCGCCTACATGGAAGGCGCGACCGCGGCGCGCGACTCGACCATGGCGGTGCGCTGGCTGGAGCGCGCCGCCACCATGGGCAACCGCGGCGCGCAGGCCAAGCTGGGCGCATTCCGGCAGTAG
- a CDS encoding response regulator translates to MPEAVPTDITDSTDARNFKRILTRNVALPLAVGIAGAALFVFLIVYLLHTISWVEHTDQVLRKAGQVEKLTVDKETGLRGFLITGDESFLAPYEVAVPQLRAESEALKQLVLDNPLQSDRLSRIQALQEEWDKFAAEMITLRRANGDYSQAIRSGRGKRLTDQIRTEYDDFVATERRLRLERNDTASRNAILVVVIYLAFSLILSGLLAFNGRRELMRLSATFSTALAQREQQAGVLQSQAWLRDGQRMLVESLSGKQDLPTLGHNALEFLAQYLGSAVGAMYVQSADGRLERVAAWGYAADAAEGRAFAPRDSIVSEVAASARQIRLDSVPEDYIRVTSGLGHGAPASVLVSPLMNDGVVNGVIELGWLRPIQERDAELLQLARSNVGASVEAARYRQRLQDSLEETQQLNEELQVQQEELRTANEELEEQSRALKESQAHLESQQAELEQINVKISEQRDALDEKNEALNAARHEVEHRAVELERASRYKSEFLANMSHELRTPLNSSLILARLLADNAKGNLDEEQVKFSESIYSAGNDLLNLINDILDIAKVEAGKLEVRAEITGISALAQTLRRTFEPLAGQKHLDFELTLAPGLPETIFTDRQRIEQILKNLLSNALKFTDSGKVSMLVQRHGEREVAFKVTDSGIGIAPDQQELIFEAFRQADGTTSRRYGGTGLGLSISRDLARLLGGSISVESRPGHGSTFTLVLPVQYEEARGRPAEPTATPAPAPSFAPTAAPAPATSLGRTRPPPIADDRELAPAPAQRRVLVVEDEPQFAQILRDLAHELGYQCIVAQQADEAFELAERYAPDAMLLDMRLPDSSGLSVLQRIKDNPKTRHIPVHVISVEDLSETALQMGAIGYARKPASREELREVFGRLEAKLSQKVKRVLVVEDDKLQRESIARLIGDEDIQIETAESGAQALQLLHTDIFDCMIIDLKLPDMPGNEVLKRMASEEIRSFPPVIVYTGRNLTREEEAELSRYSRSIIIKGARSPERLLDEVTLFLHKVETELSTDRQKMLRVARNRDKVFEGRRVLLVDDDVRNIFALTSALESKGAVVEIARNGQEALDKLAETAAIDLVLMDIMMPGMDGYTATREIRKNPKWRNLPIIAVTAKAMKDDQERCLAAGANDYLAKPIELERLFSLIRVWMPKLERI, encoded by the coding sequence ATGCCCGAAGCCGTACCCACAGACATCACAGACTCGACCGACGCGCGCAATTTCAAGCGCATCCTCACCCGCAACGTTGCCTTGCCGCTGGCCGTCGGTATTGCCGGCGCGGCGCTGTTCGTCTTCCTCATCGTCTACCTGCTGCACACCATCAGCTGGGTCGAGCACACCGACCAGGTGCTGCGCAAGGCCGGGCAGGTGGAGAAGTTGACGGTGGACAAGGAGACGGGCCTGCGCGGGTTCCTGATCACCGGGGACGAATCGTTCCTCGCGCCCTACGAGGTGGCGGTCCCGCAGTTGCGGGCGGAGTCGGAAGCGCTCAAGCAACTCGTCTTGGACAACCCCCTGCAAAGCGATCGGCTCTCGCGCATCCAGGCGTTGCAGGAGGAATGGGACAAGTTCGCCGCGGAAATGATCACCCTGCGACGCGCCAACGGCGACTATTCGCAGGCGATCCGCTCCGGGCGCGGCAAGCGGCTCACGGACCAGATCCGCACCGAGTACGACGACTTCGTCGCCACGGAACGCCGCCTGCGTCTCGAGCGCAACGACACGGCCAGCCGCAACGCGATCCTCGTGGTCGTGATCTACCTGGCGTTCTCGCTCATCCTGAGCGGCCTGCTGGCGTTCAACGGCCGGCGCGAGTTGATGCGCCTGTCCGCGACCTTCTCCACCGCGCTCGCGCAGCGCGAGCAGCAGGCGGGCGTGCTGCAGTCGCAGGCCTGGCTGCGCGACGGCCAGCGCATGCTCGTGGAAAGCCTCTCGGGCAAGCAGGACCTCCCGACGCTGGGGCACAACGCGCTGGAATTCCTGGCACAGTACCTGGGCAGCGCCGTCGGGGCGATGTACGTCCAGTCCGCCGACGGGCGGCTCGAGCGCGTGGCCGCCTGGGGCTACGCCGCGGACGCGGCCGAGGGCCGCGCCTTCGCCCCGCGCGACAGCATCGTCTCCGAGGTCGCGGCGAGCGCGCGGCAGATCCGCCTGGACTCCGTGCCAGAGGACTACATCCGCGTCACCTCCGGGCTCGGCCACGGCGCGCCGGCCAGCGTGCTGGTCTCCCCGCTCATGAACGACGGCGTGGTGAACGGAGTGATCGAGCTGGGCTGGCTGCGCCCGATCCAGGAGCGCGACGCCGAACTGCTGCAGCTCGCGCGCTCGAACGTCGGCGCCTCCGTCGAGGCCGCCCGTTATCGCCAGCGCCTGCAGGATTCGCTGGAGGAAACGCAGCAGCTCAACGAGGAATTGCAGGTGCAGCAGGAAGAGTTGCGCACGGCGAACGAGGAGCTCGAGGAGCAATCGCGGGCGCTCAAGGAATCGCAGGCGCACCTGGAGAGCCAGCAGGCGGAGCTCGAGCAGATCAACGTGAAGATCTCCGAGCAGCGCGACGCGCTGGACGAGAAGAACGAAGCGCTCAACGCCGCCCGCCACGAAGTGGAGCACCGCGCGGTGGAGCTCGAGCGCGCGAGCCGCTACAAGTCCGAATTCCTCGCGAACATGTCGCACGAGCTGCGCACGCCGCTCAACAGCTCGCTGATCCTCGCGCGCCTGCTGGCCGACAACGCCAAGGGCAACCTGGACGAGGAACAGGTGAAGTTCTCCGAATCGATCTACTCGGCGGGCAACGACCTGCTCAACCTGATCAACGACATCCTGGACATCGCGAAAGTGGAAGCGGGCAAGCTGGAGGTGCGCGCCGAGATCACCGGCATCAGCGCGCTCGCGCAAACGCTGCGGCGTACCTTCGAGCCGCTGGCGGGGCAGAAGCACCTGGACTTCGAACTGACGCTCGCGCCGGGGCTGCCCGAAACGATCTTCACCGACAGGCAGCGCATCGAGCAGATCCTGAAGAACCTGCTGTCCAACGCGCTCAAGTTCACCGACTCCGGCAAGGTCTCGATGCTGGTGCAGCGCCATGGCGAGCGGGAAGTCGCCTTCAAGGTGACCGATTCGGGCATCGGCATCGCACCGGACCAGCAGGAGCTCATCTTCGAGGCCTTCCGCCAGGCCGACGGAACGACGAGCCGCCGCTACGGGGGCACCGGCCTGGGCCTGTCCATCTCGCGCGACCTCGCACGCCTTCTGGGCGGCTCGATCTCCGTCGAGAGCCGGCCGGGGCATGGAAGCACGTTCACCCTGGTGCTGCCGGTGCAGTACGAGGAAGCGCGCGGCCGGCCCGCCGAGCCGACGGCGACGCCGGCGCCCGCGCCTTCTTTCGCGCCCACCGCCGCGCCCGCGCCTGCGACCAGCCTGGGCCGCACCCGTCCGCCGCCGATCGCCGACGACCGCGAGCTCGCGCCCGCACCCGCGCAACGGCGCGTGCTGGTCGTGGAGGACGAGCCGCAGTTCGCGCAGATCCTGCGCGACCTCGCGCACGAGCTCGGCTACCAGTGCATCGTCGCGCAGCAGGCGGACGAGGCGTTCGAACTCGCGGAGCGCTATGCGCCCGACGCGATGCTGCTCGACATGCGCCTGCCCGACAGCTCGGGACTGTCCGTGCTCCAGCGCATCAAGGACAACCCGAAGACGCGGCATATCCCGGTGCACGTGATCTCGGTGGAAGACCTGTCGGAGACGGCGCTGCAAATGGGCGCCATCGGCTATGCGCGCAAGCCCGCCTCGCGCGAGGAGCTGCGCGAGGTGTTCGGCCGCCTGGAAGCCAAGCTGTCGCAGAAGGTCAAGCGCGTGCTGGTCGTGGAAGACGACAAGCTGCAGCGCGAGAGCATCGCGCGCCTCATCGGCGACGAGGACATCCAGATCGAGACGGCGGAGTCCGGCGCGCAGGCCCTGCAGCTGCTGCACACCGACATCTTCGACTGCATGATCATCGACCTGAAGCTGCCCGACATGCCGGGCAACGAGGTGCTCAAGCGCATGGCGAGCGAGGAGATCCGCTCGTTCCCGCCGGTGATCGTCTACACCGGGCGCAACCTCACGCGCGAGGAGGAAGCGGAGCTCTCGCGCTATTCGCGCTCCATCATCATCAAGGGTGCGCGCTCGCCCGAGCGGCTTCTGGACGAAGTGACGCTCTTCCTGCACAAGGTGGAAACGGAGCTCTCCACCGACCGCCAGAAGATGCTGCGCGTCGCGCGCAACCGCGACAAGGTCTTCGAGGGGCGCCGCGTGCTGCTGGTGGACGACGACGTGCGCAACATCTTCGCGCTCACCAGCGCGCTGGAGAGCAAGGGCGCGGTGGTCGAGATCGCGCGCAACGGCCAGGAGGCGCTGGACAAGCTCGCGGAAACCGCCGCGATCGACCTCGTGCTGATGGACATCATGATGCCGGGCATGGACGGCTACACCGCCACGCGCGAGATCCGCAAGAACCCGAAGTGGCGCAACCTGCCGATCATCGCCGTGACCGCCAAGGCGATGAAGGACGACCAGGAGCGCTGCCTCGCGGCGGGCGCCAACGACTACCTCGCCAAGCCGATCGAGCTGGAGCGCCTCTTCTCGCTCATCCGGGTCTGGATGCCCAAGCTGGAGCGCATCTAG
- a CDS encoding CheR family methyltransferase has protein sequence MPGNAQAVDIELRLLVEAIYLRYSQDFRDYSQASLKRRVLHAQQQMNFATISSMQERILRDQASFAQLMQYLTVPVSDMFRDPPYFLALRRHVVPVLRTYASIKVWVAGCSTGEEVYSLAILLREEGLLERTIIYATDINPDSLERARAGILPLDRVSNYTSNYQKAGGLRSFSEYYTAAYGNAIFDKSLRDGVTFADHSLSTDSVFSETQFISCRNVLIYFNKKLQDRAIGLFHESLGHRGFLGLGSKESLDFSVWSTRFDPVSKPDRIFRKA, from the coding sequence GTGCCGGGCAACGCGCAAGCGGTGGACATCGAGCTGCGGCTGCTGGTGGAGGCGATCTACCTGCGCTACAGCCAGGACTTCCGCGACTATTCGCAGGCCTCGCTCAAGCGGCGCGTGCTGCACGCGCAGCAGCAGATGAACTTCGCCACCATCTCCAGCATGCAGGAGCGCATCCTGCGCGACCAGGCGTCCTTCGCGCAGCTGATGCAGTACCTCACGGTGCCGGTGAGCGACATGTTCCGCGACCCGCCCTACTTCCTCGCGCTGCGCCGCCACGTCGTGCCGGTGCTGCGCACCTACGCGTCGATCAAGGTCTGGGTCGCGGGCTGCAGCACGGGCGAGGAGGTGTATTCCCTCGCGATCCTGCTGCGCGAGGAAGGGCTGCTCGAGCGCACCATCATCTACGCCACGGACATCAATCCCGACTCGCTGGAGCGCGCGCGCGCGGGAATCCTGCCGCTGGACCGCGTGAGCAACTACACATCCAACTACCAGAAGGCAGGAGGCCTGCGCAGCTTCTCGGAGTACTACACGGCGGCCTATGGCAACGCGATCTTCGACAAGTCGCTGCGCGACGGCGTCACCTTCGCGGACCACAGCCTCTCCACCGACAGCGTGTTCTCAGAGACGCAGTTCATCTCCTGCCGCAACGTGCTGATCTATTTCAACAAGAAGCTGCAGGACCGCGCAATCGGCCTGTTCCACGAATCGCTCGGCCATCGCGGCTTCCTCGGCCTGGGCTCGAAGGAGAGCCTGGACTTTTCGGTCTGGAGCACGCGCTTCGACCCGGTGTCCAAGCCGGACCGCATCTTCCGCAAGGCATGA
- a CDS encoding chemotaxis protein CheB, whose amino-acid sequence MKVGTAPATSLPAGFRRAARMVAIGASAGGVEALLSLLATLPAGYALPIVTVLHLPEDRESLLTELFAKRCAMPTREAADKLPVEPGVLYVAPPGYHLLLESDMTFALSCDAPVRFSRPSIDVLFDSLADALGAEFAAVLLTGANDDGAQGLAHAGAGGALTVVQDPADAAVPDMPRAAIAARDPDFVLPLKDIRELMNHLEPCP is encoded by the coding sequence ATGAAAGTCGGCACCGCCCCCGCCACCTCGCTGCCGGCCGGTTTTCGCCGCGCGGCGCGGATGGTCGCGATCGGCGCCTCCGCCGGCGGCGTCGAGGCGCTGCTGTCGCTGCTGGCGACGCTGCCGGCCGGCTACGCGTTGCCCATCGTCACGGTGCTGCACCTGCCCGAGGACCGCGAAAGCCTGTTGACGGAGCTGTTCGCGAAGCGTTGCGCGATGCCCACGCGCGAGGCGGCGGACAAGCTGCCGGTCGAACCCGGGGTCCTGTATGTCGCGCCGCCGGGCTACCACCTCCTGCTGGAATCGGACATGACCTTCGCCCTCAGCTGCGACGCGCCGGTGCGTTTCAGCCGGCCGTCCATCGACGTGCTGTTCGACTCCCTGGCCGACGCGCTGGGCGCGGAATTCGCCGCGGTGCTCCTGACGGGCGCCAACGACGACGGCGCCCAGGGCCTGGCGCACGCGGGCGCCGGCGGCGCGCTCACCGTCGTGCAGGACCCGGCGGACGCCGCCGTGCCCGACATGCCGCGTGCCGCGATCGCGGCGCGCGATCCGGACTTCGTCCTGCCCTTGAAGGACATCCGGGAATTGATGAACCACCTCGAGCCTTGCCCATGA
- a CDS encoding hybrid sensor histidine kinase/response regulator — MTPVKLLIVDDLRENLIALEALIRQEDRIIHQARSGDEALALLLEHDFALAILDVQMPEMSGLELAAMMRGTEKTRRIPIIFVSAGAKELNYAFKGYETGAVDFLYKPLDPHAVRSKVSVFVEIHRQRQQLQEAQAELQRAIEMRDDFVSMVSHELRTPLNTLYLQTQLRRRVASGATLTPTQLNAMVERDEAQIRNMVRLIDDMLDVSRLRKGTLAIQPAAADLALLTRRVVEAYADQAASVGCPMELTAPASLPGIWDEFRIEQVVANLLTNAIRYGGGKPVQVKVEASGQEALVSVRDQGIGIAPQDQGRIFEQFERAVGKQVAPGLGLGLYITRQIVEAHGGRIELSSSPGEGSTFTVRLPRRSPAA; from the coding sequence ATGACGCCCGTGAAACTCCTCATCGTCGACGACCTGCGCGAGAACCTGATCGCGCTCGAAGCCTTGATCCGCCAGGAGGATCGCATCATCCACCAGGCGCGATCCGGCGACGAGGCGCTCGCGCTGCTGCTGGAACACGACTTCGCGCTGGCCATCCTCGACGTGCAGATGCCGGAGATGAGCGGCCTCGAACTCGCGGCCATGATGCGCGGCACGGAGAAGACCCGGCGCATCCCGATCATCTTCGTGAGCGCAGGCGCGAAGGAATTGAACTACGCCTTCAAGGGCTACGAAACCGGCGCGGTGGACTTCCTCTACAAGCCGCTCGACCCGCACGCGGTGCGCAGCAAGGTGTCGGTGTTCGTGGAAATCCACCGCCAGCGCCAGCAGTTGCAGGAGGCGCAGGCCGAATTGCAGCGCGCGATCGAGATGCGCGACGACTTCGTCTCCATGGTCTCGCACGAGCTGCGCACGCCGCTCAACACCCTGTACCTGCAAACGCAGCTGCGCCGCCGCGTCGCGAGCGGCGCGACGCTCACGCCCACGCAGCTGAACGCCATGGTGGAACGCGACGAGGCGCAGATCCGCAACATGGTGCGCCTCATCGACGACATGCTGGACGTGTCGCGGCTGCGCAAGGGCACGCTCGCCATCCAGCCCGCGGCCGCGGACCTCGCGCTGCTGACCCGCCGCGTGGTCGAGGCCTATGCCGACCAGGCGGCGAGCGTCGGCTGCCCCATGGAGCTCACGGCCCCGGCATCGCTGCCCGGGATCTGGGACGAGTTCCGCATCGAGCAGGTCGTCGCCAACCTGCTGACCAATGCCATCCGCTACGGGGGCGGCAAGCCGGTACAGGTGAAGGTCGAGGCCTCGGGGCAGGAAGCGCTCGTCTCCGTGCGCGACCAGGGCATCGGCATCGCGCCGCAGGACCAGGGGCGCATCTTCGAGCAGTTCGAGCGGGCGGTGGGCAAGCAGGTTGCGCCGGGCCTGGGCCTGGGGCTGTACATCACGCGCCAGATCGTGGAGGCGCACGGCGGCCGGATCGAGCTCAGCAGCTCCCCCGGCGAAGGCTCCACCTTCACCGTCCGCCTGCCGCGCCGCTCCCCTGCGGCGTGA
- the prfB gene encoding peptide chain release factor 2 (programmed frameshift) produces MDAERINLIGGKLADLAARTQSLRGYLDFDAKSERLRTVNASLEDPQVWNDPKKAQELGREKKQLDGVVGTLSTLTTELSDNLELFEMSKEEGDDAGLATIEAEADKLAKLVEELEFRRMFNNPADPLNCFLDIQAGAGGTEACDWASMLLRQYLKYAERKNFKTTVEDETPGDTAGIKSATIKIEGEYAFGLLRTETGVHRLVRKSPFDSSGGRHTSFASVFVYPEIDDSIEIEINPADVRVDTYRASGAGGQHINKTDSAVRLTHIPTNIVVQCQDSRSQHSNRDVAWKRLRSRLYDYEMRKRMEEQQKLEDTKTDVGWGHQIRSYVLDNSRIKDLRTGVEISATQKVLDGDLDPFIEASLKQGV; encoded by the exons ATGGACGCAGAACGCATCAACCTCATCGGCGGCAAGCTCGCCGACCTCGCCGCCCGTACCCAGTCCCTCCGGGGGTATCTT GACTTCGATGCCAAATCGGAGCGCCTGAGGACGGTCAACGCGTCGCTCGAAGACCCGCAGGTCTGGAACGACCCGAAGAAGGCCCAGGAACTGGGCCGGGAGAAGAAGCAGCTCGACGGCGTCGTCGGGACGCTCTCCACCCTCACCACTGAACTGTCCGACAACCTCGAGCTCTTCGAGATGAGCAAGGAGGAAGGCGACGACGCCGGCCTCGCCACCATCGAAGCCGAGGCCGACAAGCTCGCCAAGCTGGTGGAGGAGCTCGAGTTCCGCCGCATGTTCAACAACCCGGCCGATCCGCTCAACTGTTTCCTGGACATCCAGGCGGGCGCGGGCGGCACGGAAGCGTGCGACTGGGCGAGCATGCTGCTGCGCCAGTACCTGAAGTACGCCGAGCGCAAGAACTTCAAGACCACGGTCGAAGACGAGACGCCCGGCGACACGGCGGGCATCAAGAGCGCGACCATCAAGATCGAAGGCGAATACGCGTTCGGCCTGCTGCGCACCGAGACGGGCGTGCACCGGCTCGTGCGCAAGTCGCCCTTCGACTCCTCGGGCGGGCGCCACACGAGCTTCGCGAGCGTGTTCGTCTACCCGGAGATCGACGACTCGATCGAGATCGAAATCAACCCGGCAGACGTGCGGGTCGATACCTACCGCGCGAGCGGCGCGGGCGGCCAGCACATCAACAAGACGGATTCGGCCGTGCGCCTCACGCACATCCCGACCAACATCGTGGTGCAGTGCCAGGACAGCCGCAGCCAGCACAGCAACCGCGACGTCGCCTGGAAGCGGCTGCGCTCGCGCCTGTACGACTACGAGATGCGCAAGCGCATGGAAGAACAGCAGAAGCTCGAGGACACCAAGACGGACGTCGGCTGGGGCCACCAGATCCGCAGCTACGTGCTGGACAACAGCCGCATCAAGGACCTTCGCACCGGCGTGGAAATCTCCGCGACGCAGAAGGTGCTGGACGGCGATCTCGATCCCTTCATCGAGGCCTCGCTCAAGCAGGGCGTGTGA
- a CDS encoding HAD family hydrolase: protein MRTAGLIFDMDGTMIDSMPFHAKSWIEFTRRHGVDIDVPELMRRTTGRTGVECMRELFERDVPEDEALAFIHEKEAIYRELFTPVFTEVGGFRRFAADAHARGFKVGVGTAGDRHNIAFAFGHLKMDPMPHAVVGGDEGLPGKPEPAIFLEAARRMGVEPAHCIVFEDAPFGIEAARRAGMRAVAVCTSHSPGELAGDHVVAQVRDYHELLQSDFLERLYA, encoded by the coding sequence ATGAGGACGGCGGGCCTGATTTTCGACATGGACGGCACGATGATCGATTCGATGCCCTTCCATGCGAAGAGCTGGATCGAGTTCACGCGCCGCCACGGCGTGGACATCGACGTGCCCGAACTGATGCGCCGCACCACCGGCCGCACGGGCGTCGAGTGCATGCGCGAGTTGTTCGAGCGCGACGTCCCCGAGGACGAAGCGCTTGCCTTCATCCACGAGAAGGAAGCGATCTACCGCGAGCTCTTCACGCCGGTCTTCACCGAAGTGGGCGGCTTTCGGCGTTTCGCGGCCGATGCGCATGCGCGCGGCTTCAAGGTGGGCGTCGGCACGGCCGGCGACAGGCACAACATCGCCTTCGCATTCGGTCACCTGAAGATGGACCCCATGCCGCACGCGGTGGTGGGCGGCGACGAGGGCCTGCCCGGCAAGCCCGAACCCGCGATCTTCCTGGAGGCCGCGCGGCGCATGGGCGTGGAGCCCGCGCACTGCATCGTCTTCGAGGACGCGCCCTTCGGCATCGAAGCCGCGCGCCGCGCCGGCATGCGCGCCGTGGCCGTGTGCACCAGCCATTCCCCCGGCGAGCTCGCCGGCGACCATGTGGTGGCGCAGGTGCGCGACTACCATGAACTCCTGCAATCCGACTTTCTGGAGAGACTCTATGCGTGA